The following coding sequences are from one Paenibacillus sp. JDR-2 window:
- a CDS encoding cupin domain-containing protein has protein sequence MAVSYMDFTSPNVQFWYDVNTNTTFKKDNRNFINTLSIEQLNTLGNVSLLDIYLSRSNVVEPHIHQNATELVYCISGSAVVSIINPFTKKLLNFPIAPGQVANVPQGWPHYEIATVDNTHLLAIFDAPVPEFIGYSDMLRLTPPGVLAHTYCLNEQMVKETLAPITDTTFIGPPANCQPQQMIREPEAQPPYLPYPNEPQNYGPFGPFRPQHYPQQQQQQQHYPQAFGYLQQPNPPYFF, from the coding sequence GTGGCGGTATCCTATATGGACTTTACTTCCCCTAACGTGCAGTTCTGGTACGACGTGAACACAAACACAACGTTCAAGAAAGACAATCGCAACTTCATCAATACTTTGTCGATTGAACAGTTAAATACGCTAGGCAATGTTTCCTTGCTGGATATTTACCTCAGCCGTTCGAATGTAGTTGAACCGCATATTCATCAGAACGCTACCGAGCTGGTCTATTGCATTTCCGGTTCGGCTGTTGTATCGATCATTAATCCGTTTACGAAAAAGCTGCTAAACTTCCCGATAGCGCCCGGTCAAGTCGCCAACGTGCCGCAAGGCTGGCCCCATTACGAAATCGCAACGGTAGATAACACCCATCTGCTTGCGATCTTTGACGCGCCGGTGCCGGAGTTTATCGGTTATTCCGATATGCTGCGCCTGACGCCTCCCGGTGTTCTCGCCCATACTTACTGCCTGAACGAGCAAATGGTCAAAGAAACGCTGGCGCCCATTACGGATACGACATTCATTGGCCCTCCTGCCAATTGCCAGCCGCAGCAAATGATACGCGAGCCGGAAGCGCAGCCGCCCTATTTGCCCTATCCCAATGAACCTCAGAACTATGGCCCATTTGGTCCCTTTCGACCCCAGCACTATCCACAGCAGCAGCAACAGCAACAGCATTATCCGCAAGCCTTCGGCTATCTCCAGCAGCCCAACCCTCCCTATTTCTTCTAA
- a CDS encoding oxalate decarboxylase family bicupin, protein MNDSNAGSNANASNNQPAASNVSPDAKDGKSEPFAVPQPYRPIDCAGGPDLGPRDIMRDLENPNMLRPPITDYGLVPNLKFSFSDTHMQLNQGGWSREITQREMPIATTLAGVNMYLTPGGVRELHWHQQSEWAYMIWGSARITSVDQDGRNFIADVEAGDLWFFPAGLPHSIQGLEHGCEFLLVFDDGKFSDLNTLSISDWFAHTPKDVLCANFGVTESAFDSIPTDQLYIFQDEVPGSIESQQVHSPYGTVPQSFKYRLLAQTPIVTPGGTVRIADSTNFHAAKTIAAALVEIKPGAMRELHWHPNNDEWQYYLTGQGRMTVFAGNGAARTFDYRAGDVGYVPFAYGHYIQNTGDESLWFLEMFKSDRFMDVSLNQWMALTPRDLIRDNLHVGPELLNALRKEKWPVVKYPGKSYLK, encoded by the coding sequence ATGAACGACTCGAACGCCGGCAGCAATGCCAATGCTTCCAATAACCAGCCCGCTGCTTCCAACGTATCTCCTGACGCGAAGGATGGAAAAAGCGAGCCGTTTGCCGTGCCTCAGCCTTACCGGCCAATCGATTGCGCGGGAGGCCCTGACTTAGGTCCGCGGGATATAATGAGGGACTTGGAGAATCCCAATATGCTTCGCCCTCCGATAACCGATTACGGATTGGTGCCAAACCTGAAATTTTCGTTCTCAGATACGCATATGCAGCTCAATCAGGGAGGCTGGTCCCGCGAGATTACGCAGCGCGAAATGCCGATAGCCACAACGCTTGCCGGCGTAAACATGTATCTGACGCCCGGCGGCGTTCGCGAGCTGCATTGGCATCAGCAATCCGAGTGGGCTTACATGATATGGGGAAGCGCGAGGATTACATCCGTCGACCAGGACGGGCGCAATTTTATCGCGGACGTTGAAGCAGGCGACTTATGGTTTTTTCCTGCAGGGCTGCCGCATTCCATACAAGGGCTTGAGCATGGCTGCGAGTTCCTGCTTGTTTTTGACGACGGCAAATTTTCCGACCTGAATACGCTGTCGATCTCCGACTGGTTCGCCCATACGCCAAAAGATGTATTATGCGCCAACTTTGGCGTAACGGAATCGGCCTTTGATTCGATCCCGACGGATCAGCTTTATATTTTCCAGGATGAAGTACCCGGCTCCATCGAAAGCCAACAAGTCCACTCGCCTTACGGCACGGTACCTCAGAGCTTCAAATACCGCCTTCTTGCCCAGACGCCTATCGTAACGCCCGGCGGTACGGTACGGATTGCCGACTCCACCAACTTTCATGCCGCCAAAACGATTGCCGCAGCGCTTGTCGAGATTAAGCCCGGTGCTATGCGGGAGCTGCATTGGCATCCAAACAATGATGAATGGCAATATTATTTAACCGGACAAGGACGGATGACGGTTTTTGCCGGGAACGGGGCTGCAAGAACTTTTGATTACCGGGCGGGGGATGTCGGTTACGTGCCGTTTGCTTATGGGCATTACATTCAGAATACCGGCGACGAGTCTTTATGGTTTCTGGAAATGTTTAAAAGCGACCGATTTATGGACGTATCCCTCAACCAATGGATGGCGCTTACGCCAAGGGATCTGATAAGGGATAATCTGCATGTTGGACCCGAGCTTCTGAACGCGCTGCGCAAGGAGAAGTGGCCGGTTGTGAAGTACCCGGGCAAGTCTTATTTGAAATAG
- a CDS encoding pirin family protein, with the protein MTTTFRAVEGVYHGAPIHMVGDGFRVSNYFPGGTNFGERFSPFILMDYNAPFVFPQSNEVKGVGAHPHRGFETVTIAYDGYVEHHDNTGHHGIIGPWDVQWMTAGSGLLHKEYHEKNFSRRGGLFHIIQLWINLPRAHKMHAPKYQELLKSDMGYSELPDGGGTVRVIAGSFNGITGPAQTFTPVNLFDISFKAGGQASVELPASYNTAVMVLKGSAIINGDRKAAEGDFVLFTNTAGTIQIEGQTDDTLVIVLSGEPIDEPVFQQGPFVMNSRQEVFQAFVDFQDGKMGPAEF; encoded by the coding sequence ATGACAACAACATTCCGGGCAGTAGAAGGCGTATATCACGGGGCTCCAATCCATATGGTCGGCGACGGCTTCCGGGTATCGAATTATTTCCCTGGCGGCACGAACTTCGGCGAGCGCTTTAGTCCCTTTATCCTGATGGATTACAATGCGCCGTTTGTTTTCCCGCAAAGCAATGAGGTTAAAGGCGTTGGCGCCCATCCGCACCGCGGATTCGAGACCGTAACCATCGCTTACGACGGTTACGTCGAGCATCATGACAACACAGGCCATCACGGGATTATCGGCCCCTGGGACGTGCAATGGATGACGGCAGGCTCCGGTCTGCTGCACAAAGAATATCATGAAAAAAACTTCTCCCGGCGAGGCGGTTTATTCCATATCATTCAGCTGTGGATCAATCTCCCCCGCGCGCACAAAATGCATGCACCGAAATATCAGGAGCTGCTCAAATCGGATATGGGATATTCGGAGCTTCCCGACGGCGGCGGTACGGTTCGCGTCATCGCCGGCAGCTTCAACGGCATAACAGGCCCTGCTCAAACCTTCACGCCGGTTAATCTGTTTGATATCTCGTTTAAAGCCGGCGGCCAAGCAAGCGTCGAGCTCCCGGCATCCTACAATACGGCGGTGATGGTATTGAAAGGCAGTGCCATCATTAACGGAGATCGGAAAGCCGCTGAAGGAGATTTTGTCCTCTTCACCAATACAGCAGGAACCATTCAGATTGAAGGTCAGACCGACGATACGCTTGTAATCGTTTTGAGCGGTGAACCAATCGATGAGCCGGTCTTCCAGCAAGGACCGTTTGTCATGAACAGCCGTCAGGAAGTATTCCAGGCTTTTGTTGACTTCCAGGACGGTAAAATGGGACCAGCCGAATTCTAA
- a CDS encoding heparinase II/III domain-containing protein, giving the protein MTGVTPREQLKELVDQAIHLLVSEGNYYTDGAKLALMDMVKAAEQALQGQEQVPFIRNREFIAPSSEGAVRFAHKRFTMVPSYNPGAKIYQSYGLEPALAWFEQQDMRREEEQTLAEKAEFVVEKARSLLDGAEVGSGIGQYDAAAREALIQAIEQVEQASSAGSLSDKDLLAQAIVQGFNRIRELHYSKVLRTDIESESSLYLTKEQLLEVKGNAENDPLIKALAKQIKQNADSYSLAYIEKASELIMQDENDYDEINKHFYVWSTTDKIVNFIAPEKAVTAELAFILPSIENEQDGLGHVWIDNLDILSASGGSFDICNNGFDEGSSCPDYWRTEARKGIPIMKWEDRYPYCGGGSRTGQDTANPSSQAAFTYKENTAFHSLYLCNPTGEDEAAWVYDGEFSVQGGIGYTLTFAAKIDGKLKQGLKTLIVFKDENGQELERFDYLFNRKSSLPNGCFQLTMQCDAIQYAFTKHREYAMKAKHALLYTLNDFCQGAEHWLITNLRPQGSDSYGAVQGGRLLCSAAVTYSMIKEAAVFTAEEKTRLYAMVEYLLRYMIDLRDRTELSPYDAQYGSGNWQTDMCAGTAYMMLVLDDFPNRKTWLYNAHVVLHAQLMQTVNPDSSWPESIRYHHAALERFAGYAKVTRHMMGENWFQDTPLASMFGFSLRTQTPAYRYFDNRIGTPPFGDHALSGGAEFGSFGPYIGDIEQLDKELADRMYHTWRLAGKPFKKLWGEGIVLDNLLGKGDSYEPEHPLKLDSINDLVHAGIYIFRNHMDSERQSYMAIMSSPEPIGHGHLDQGSFVLYKDSIPLVMDSGIEGYFDSSTSWHISSYSHACMQFATKRTQVDKSGQGAINLTAGTYSLERGWVDVPRVSRVLDSQIGGDVEQITIEIANPEGEGKHIRHIRYYKRYDLYLIQDKVEGYDGELLFNLPVAAKHSEIEGNRVYSSGIYDVDLETVFLSPVKSMRIEKGRSTPVFDCGDTCMMDYIRAKADAKDGFTVLLYPKRADEKRLEVFLQQNGLVQAKIQNELLELDIAHE; this is encoded by the coding sequence ATGACGGGAGTAACTCCGAGAGAGCAATTGAAAGAGCTGGTTGATCAAGCAATACACCTGCTCGTATCGGAAGGGAATTATTATACGGATGGGGCAAAGCTTGCCCTCATGGATATGGTTAAGGCTGCGGAACAAGCGCTGCAAGGGCAAGAGCAGGTACCGTTTATCCGAAACCGGGAATTTATAGCTCCGTCTTCCGAGGGGGCTGTTCGGTTTGCCCATAAGCGGTTCACCATGGTTCCTTCCTATAATCCGGGAGCGAAGATCTATCAATCGTATGGTCTTGAGCCAGCCTTAGCCTGGTTTGAGCAGCAAGATATGCGGAGGGAAGAAGAACAGACACTTGCCGAGAAGGCTGAATTTGTAGTGGAAAAGGCAAGATCACTGCTGGATGGTGCCGAAGTTGGAAGCGGGATCGGACAATACGATGCTGCCGCTAGAGAAGCCTTGATTCAGGCCATCGAACAAGTGGAACAGGCATCTTCCGCCGGTTCGCTGTCGGATAAAGATCTGTTGGCACAGGCTATCGTACAAGGCTTCAACCGGATAAGAGAGCTGCATTACTCCAAAGTACTGCGGACGGATATCGAATCCGAATCCTCGCTTTATCTTACGAAGGAGCAGCTGCTTGAGGTGAAGGGCAATGCCGAGAACGATCCTCTCATTAAGGCACTTGCTAAACAAATAAAGCAGAATGCAGACAGCTATAGTCTGGCGTACATCGAGAAGGCATCTGAGCTGATCATGCAGGATGAAAATGATTATGACGAGATCAATAAGCATTTTTACGTTTGGAGCACGACCGATAAAATCGTCAATTTCATTGCGCCCGAGAAGGCTGTTACAGCAGAATTGGCCTTTATTCTTCCATCGATAGAGAACGAGCAAGACGGGCTTGGCCATGTATGGATCGACAATTTGGATATTTTGTCCGCAAGCGGCGGGAGCTTCGACATTTGCAACAATGGGTTTGATGAGGGCAGCAGCTGTCCCGATTATTGGCGCACGGAAGCTCGCAAAGGCATTCCCATTATGAAATGGGAAGATCGTTATCCTTACTGCGGAGGCGGAAGCCGGACCGGTCAGGATACGGCGAATCCATCGTCTCAGGCGGCTTTTACCTATAAGGAAAATACAGCTTTCCATTCTCTCTATCTCTGTAATCCAACGGGAGAGGATGAAGCGGCGTGGGTCTATGATGGCGAGTTTAGTGTTCAAGGCGGGATCGGCTATACGCTGACGTTCGCGGCCAAGATTGACGGCAAGCTGAAGCAGGGATTAAAGACGTTGATTGTCTTTAAGGACGAGAACGGCCAGGAGCTGGAAAGGTTCGACTACCTCTTCAACCGCAAATCCTCGCTACCTAATGGCTGCTTCCAACTGACAATGCAATGCGATGCGATTCAATATGCGTTTACCAAACATAGGGAATACGCAATGAAGGCGAAGCATGCACTTCTCTATACCTTGAATGATTTCTGCCAAGGTGCTGAGCATTGGCTGATCACCAATCTAAGACCGCAGGGCAGCGATTCTTATGGAGCCGTACAGGGCGGGCGGCTGCTCTGCAGCGCGGCCGTTACTTACTCGATGATTAAGGAAGCGGCCGTGTTCACTGCCGAGGAGAAGACACGGTTGTACGCCATGGTGGAGTATTTGCTGCGGTACATGATTGATTTGCGAGACCGCACGGAGTTGTCTCCTTATGATGCGCAGTATGGCAGCGGCAACTGGCAGACCGATATGTGCGCGGGTACGGCGTATATGATGCTAGTGCTGGATGATTTCCCGAATCGAAAAACATGGCTCTACAACGCGCATGTTGTCCTTCATGCTCAGCTGATGCAGACCGTAAATCCGGATTCTTCATGGCCGGAGTCGATTCGGTATCATCATGCGGCACTTGAACGATTCGCTGGCTATGCGAAAGTAACCAGACACATGATGGGTGAAAATTGGTTCCAAGACACCCCGCTCGCCAGCATGTTTGGGTTCAGCCTGCGAACGCAAACCCCGGCTTACCGATATTTCGATAACCGCATCGGCACACCGCCGTTTGGCGACCATGCTCTGAGCGGCGGCGCGGAGTTCGGCAGCTTCGGCCCTTACATCGGCGATATTGAGCAGTTAGACAAAGAGCTGGCCGATCGGATGTACCACACCTGGAGGCTGGCCGGCAAACCATTCAAGAAACTATGGGGTGAAGGCATTGTCCTTGATAATTTGCTAGGCAAAGGTGATTCGTATGAGCCGGAACATCCGCTCAAGCTGGACTCTATCAATGACCTCGTCCATGCGGGCATTTACATTTTCCGTAACCATATGGATTCTGAGCGGCAGAGCTATATGGCCATTATGTCCAGCCCGGAGCCGATTGGCCATGGCCATTTGGATCAAGGTTCCTTCGTACTGTACAAGGACTCGATTCCGCTTGTAATGGATTCGGGCATTGAAGGGTATTTCGACAGCAGCACCAGTTGGCATATCAGCTCCTATTCCCATGCGTGCATGCAATTTGCAACGAAACGTACGCAAGTGGATAAGAGCGGGCAAGGTGCTATTAATCTAACCGCAGGCACGTACAGTCTGGAGCGGGGCTGGGTCGATGTTCCCCGGGTGAGCCGAGTGCTTGACTCCCAAATTGGCGGAGATGTTGAGCAAATCACCATTGAGATTGCTAATCCGGAAGGGGAAGGCAAGCATATCCGTCATATCCGGTACTACAAACGATATGACCTCTATCTGATTCAAGATAAGGTAGAAGGCTACGACGGCGAGCTGTTGTTTAACCTGCCTGTAGCAGCCAAGCACTCGGAAATAGAGGGGAATCGAGTGTACTCCAGCGGTATTTATGATGTGGATCTTGAGACGGTATTCCTTAGTCCGGTGAAATCCATGAGGATTGAAAAAGGCCGCTCGACACCGGTCTTCGACTGCGGGGATACCTGCATGATGGATTATATAAGAGCTAAGGCAGATGCGAAGGATGGATTTACGGTTCTGCTGTATCCAAAACGGGCAGATGAAAAACGGCTCGAAGTATTTCTGCAACAAAATGGACTTGTACAGGCAAAGATTCAAAACGAGCTGCTAGAGCTTGATATTGCGCACGAATAG
- a CDS encoding glycoside hydrolase family 88 protein: MLQTNDQVWLNQVIDKIRTKMDWVSEKSRNKIPYTTINGTHDDRAVDNPSGYDTDGINWWTNGFWGGMMWLMHHETGNEKYKEIAGMSEAKLDQCFHDYTGLHHDVGFMWLPTSVANYRVTGNLESRKRAMHAANLLAGRFNLAGGFIRAWNDLDEGDTRGWAIIDCMFNIPLLYWATEETGDPRFKQIAMKHADTTMSAFVRPDGSVNHIVEFDPFEGGVVRTYGGQGYEEGSSWTRGQTWAMYGFMMSYIHTGKEEYLATAKRIAHYFIANIPENGIIPIDFRQPKEPAYEDSTAAAIAACGFIEIAKAVGEHEKDLYVGAAVKLLRALDESRSDWTDNSDCILTHGSAAYHNNNRHTAIIYGDYYFIEAVFKLKGNDLYLW, from the coding sequence ATGCTGCAGACGAACGATCAAGTATGGTTGAACCAGGTCATTGATAAGATCAGAACGAAGATGGATTGGGTAAGCGAGAAATCCCGCAACAAGATTCCTTATACCACGATTAACGGAACGCATGATGACCGGGCAGTAGATAACCCATCAGGATATGATACAGACGGCATTAATTGGTGGACGAACGGCTTCTGGGGCGGCATGATGTGGCTGATGCATCATGAGACGGGCAACGAGAAGTATAAGGAGATTGCAGGGATGTCGGAAGCGAAGCTGGATCAATGCTTCCATGACTATACAGGGCTTCATCATGATGTTGGATTTATGTGGCTGCCGACAAGCGTGGCCAATTACCGGGTAACGGGAAATCTTGAATCTCGAAAAAGAGCCATGCATGCTGCCAATCTATTAGCTGGCCGATTCAATCTGGCAGGCGGATTTATCCGGGCATGGAATGATCTGGACGAAGGAGATACGCGCGGCTGGGCGATTATTGACTGCATGTTTAACATCCCGCTGCTTTATTGGGCAACAGAAGAAACGGGAGATCCGCGCTTTAAGCAGATTGCGATGAAGCACGCAGATACAACCATGTCGGCCTTCGTTAGACCGGATGGGTCCGTTAATCATATTGTTGAATTTGATCCGTTCGAGGGTGGAGTTGTTCGTACCTATGGCGGTCAGGGTTATGAAGAAGGCTCCTCTTGGACAAGAGGCCAGACTTGGGCGATGTACGGCTTCATGATGAGCTACATCCATACGGGCAAAGAAGAATATTTGGCAACAGCCAAGCGGATTGCGCATTATTTTATCGCGAATATTCCGGAAAACGGCATTATCCCGATTGATTTCAGACAGCCGAAGGAGCCGGCCTACGAGGACTCGACGGCTGCGGCTATTGCGGCATGCGGTTTCATAGAGATTGCGAAGGCAGTTGGCGAGCATGAAAAGGACTTGTACGTTGGAGCTGCTGTTAAGCTGCTGCGCGCGCTGGACGAATCGAGAAGCGACTGGACGGATAACTCGGATTGCATTCTAACGCATGGCTCAGCGGCTTACCACAACAATAACCGGCATACGGCCATTATTTACGGCGATTATTATTTCATCGAAGCGGTCTTCAAGCTGAAAGGCAATGATTTATACCTTTGGTAG
- a CDS encoding helix-turn-helix transcriptional regulator, with protein sequence MNTSFLLTADRFPLVRDIGWNRTDQLYTHPDRILDYDVFLYVSQGAMHVIEEGCSYTVGEREYMFLEKGRHHWGLPDTPAGTAWYWIHFANRIDAHIEYKEKAPLPEPEYFAPEHYEHHVAIPKHGQAPPGTEERLSSLLKESSQWTSQRMTRLSISVYQFLLDFHALTFTSDSRHRSASRLVEQVMNYLSAHVDQPFDANHLGQQLNMNYSYISAAFSKASGQSIVETHTRLKMNKAVELMRSSESLTIAQISERLGYQNPFYFTRVFKKTFGEPPSSFLRQIYKT encoded by the coding sequence GTGAACACATCTTTTCTGCTTACCGCAGACCGTTTTCCACTAGTAAGGGATATCGGCTGGAACCGTACCGATCAGCTCTACACCCATCCTGATCGAATCCTCGACTATGATGTGTTTCTTTATGTCTCCCAAGGAGCCATGCATGTCATTGAAGAGGGTTGTTCTTATACCGTTGGTGAACGAGAGTATATGTTCTTGGAGAAAGGCCGCCACCACTGGGGGCTTCCGGATACGCCTGCGGGCACCGCATGGTATTGGATTCACTTTGCGAACAGAATCGATGCACATATTGAATATAAAGAGAAAGCGCCGCTGCCGGAGCCTGAATATTTTGCTCCCGAACATTATGAGCATCACGTTGCCATTCCCAAGCACGGACAAGCTCCGCCAGGAACGGAAGAAAGGCTCTCCTCTCTTCTCAAGGAATCCTCGCAGTGGACCAGCCAAAGAATGACCCGACTTAGCATCAGCGTTTATCAATTTCTTCTCGATTTTCATGCTCTAACGTTCACTTCCGACAGCCGTCATAGATCTGCCTCCCGTCTGGTAGAACAGGTGATGAATTATTTATCCGCACATGTCGATCAACCCTTCGATGCGAATCATCTTGGACAACAGCTCAATATGAACTACAGTTATATCTCCGCTGCTTTCAGCAAAGCGTCCGGTCAAAGCATTGTGGAAACCCATACCCGACTGAAAATGAATAAGGCCGTCGAGCTCATGCGCAGCTCCGAGTCTCTTACTATTGCACAGATCAGCGAACGGCTGGGTTACCAGAATCCCTTCTATTTCACACGCGTATTTAAGAAGACGTTTGGAGAACCGCCTTCTTCCTTCCTCCGGCAAATCTATAAAACGTAA
- a CDS encoding beta-L-arabinofuranosidase domain-containing protein, which yields MNDLIIGSVKLGDGPFKARFNLNKNYIMSLTNENLLRSFYLEAGLWSYSGNGGTTSATTTSMNGPEHWHWGWESVTCELRGHIMGHWLSAAAQIYAQTSDALVKAKADYIVEELVRCQEANGGEWLAAFPESYMHRIAKGSFVWAPHYTIHKLLMGLYDMYAIAGNEQALRVMRGIADWFYKWTGNFSQEEMDELLDLETGGMLEVWADLYGITKEDKHLNLVKRYDRRRFFDALLEGQDVLTNKHANTQIPEILGAARAWEVTGEDRYRRIVEAFWRLAVTDRGYVATGAGDNGELWMPRGEMGSRLGVGQEHCCNYNMMRLAHVLLRWTGDPAYADYWERRFYNGVLAHQHGDTGMISYFLGMGAGSKKSWGTPTQHFWCCHGTLMQANAAYESQIFMEDENGIAICQWIPSELQLSRADGNLRIRIEQDGQYGVYPLNNWSVKGMTAITKVDMPPIPEHRPDRFVYTVTIGLEHASTFELKLRLPWWLSGPPVIRVNGSQVEQNEAKPSSYTAIAREWSNGDVVTVELPKTLTMEPLPGDTGTYAFFDGPIVMAGLTEEERTLYGDILQPDSLLTPDRERNHSWWNPGCYRTKELDRGFRFIPLYEIKDEAYSVYFPVTAVTK from the coding sequence GTGAATGATCTTATCATTGGCTCCGTGAAGCTGGGCGACGGACCGTTTAAGGCAAGATTTAACCTGAATAAGAACTATATCATGAGCTTAACGAATGAAAATTTGCTTCGGAGCTTTTATCTGGAGGCCGGGTTATGGAGTTACAGCGGGAACGGCGGAACAACTAGCGCAACAACAACGAGCATGAATGGACCGGAGCATTGGCATTGGGGATGGGAATCGGTTACTTGTGAGCTTCGTGGGCATATCATGGGACATTGGTTGTCGGCAGCAGCCCAAATATATGCTCAAACCAGTGATGCGCTTGTGAAAGCGAAGGCCGATTATATCGTGGAAGAATTGGTGCGCTGTCAGGAGGCGAATGGCGGAGAATGGCTGGCGGCTTTCCCGGAGTCGTACATGCATCGGATTGCCAAAGGAAGCTTTGTCTGGGCGCCGCATTATACAATCCACAAACTGCTGATGGGCTTGTATGACATGTACGCGATTGCAGGAAATGAGCAGGCGCTGCGTGTCATGCGTGGAATCGCGGATTGGTTTTACAAGTGGACGGGAAATTTCTCGCAAGAAGAGATGGATGAATTACTGGATCTCGAGACCGGAGGGATGCTTGAGGTTTGGGCTGATTTGTATGGGATAACAAAGGAAGATAAGCATCTTAACCTCGTGAAAAGGTATGATCGGAGGCGATTTTTTGATGCTTTGCTGGAAGGGCAGGATGTACTGACCAATAAACACGCCAATACGCAAATCCCAGAAATCCTCGGTGCAGCGAGAGCATGGGAGGTAACGGGGGAAGATCGCTATCGCCGCATTGTGGAAGCCTTCTGGCGCTTAGCAGTAACGGATAGAGGATATGTCGCGACAGGTGCAGGCGATAACGGTGAGTTATGGATGCCGCGGGGAGAGATGGGCTCACGTCTTGGGGTTGGCCAGGAGCATTGCTGCAATTACAACATGATGCGTCTTGCCCATGTGCTGCTGCGCTGGACCGGCGATCCGGCTTACGCGGATTATTGGGAACGAAGGTTCTATAATGGGGTGCTTGCTCATCAGCATGGGGATACGGGTATGATCTCCTATTTTCTTGGGATGGGAGCGGGCAGCAAGAAATCATGGGGCACTCCAACCCAGCATTTCTGGTGCTGCCACGGTACCTTAATGCAGGCGAATGCCGCATATGAGTCTCAGATTTTTATGGAGGACGAGAACGGCATCGCGATCTGTCAATGGATTCCTTCTGAGCTTCAGCTGTCCCGTGCGGATGGCAATCTTCGTATTCGGATCGAACAAGACGGCCAATATGGGGTGTATCCGCTAAACAACTGGTCAGTAAAAGGGATGACGGCGATAACGAAAGTGGATATGCCGCCTATTCCCGAGCATCGTCCTGACCGGTTTGTTTATACGGTAACGATTGGACTGGAGCATGCCTCGACCTTTGAATTAAAGCTTCGCTTGCCATGGTGGCTGAGCGGGCCACCCGTTATTCGGGTAAACGGATCACAAGTCGAGCAAAATGAGGCGAAGCCATCTTCCTATACCGCCATTGCGAGGGAGTGGAGCAATGGTGATGTGGTGACGGTAGAGCTGCCTAAGACGTTAACCATGGAACCTTTGCCTGGGGATACCGGTACCTATGCCTTCTTCGACGGTCCAATCGTTATGGCAGGATTGACAGAAGAAGAGCGCACTTTATATGGGGATATCCTTCAGCCGGACAGCTTGCTGACTCCCGATCGCGAACGCAACCATAGCTGGTGGAATCCCGGCTGCTATCGCACGAAGGAACTTGACCGAGGTTTCCGGTTCATTCCGTTATATGAGATTAAAGATGAGGCGTATTCGGTTTATTTTCCGGTAACCGCCGTTACTAAATAA